ATGCCAATGCCCAGACATACATAGAGCAGGCGTTCCACATACTCGATTCCGAGCGAACCGTCATGAGGCGCAACTCCGAGTGGCTCGGTCAACTGGACTTCGAGGCACTCCTGCGACTGACAAGCAAGTTCACCATCGCCAGGATTCTTGAGCGTGATGACTTCGCGAAGCGGTATGCCTCCCAACAGGCGATATCGCTCCATGAGTTCCTCTACCCGATGGCACAGGCATATGACTCAGTGGCGATCCAGGCGGATGTCGAGATCGGGGGCACCGATCAGCTCTTCAATCTCCTCGCGGGACGCGAGCTCATGGAGAAGAGCGGGATGGAGCCGCAGGTCTGCCTCACGCTGCCGCTTCTTGAGGGCACCGACGGCGTGCAGAAGATGAGCAAGTCCTACGGCAACTACATCGCCCTCACGGACTCCGCAGAGGAGATGTTTGGCAAGATCATGTCGATTCCCGACGAGCTGATGCTCAAGTACTATCGCCTCTGCACTGCTGTGGCGGTCGATGAGGTCGACGCCATAGAAGTCGGGCTCGAGAGCGGGGCCCTGCATCCGAATGCCACAAAACGGCGTCTTGCGCGCGAAGTAGTATCTCTCTACCGATCCGCCGAGGCCGCCGAGGCCGCCGAAGGGGCTTTCGATCGCGTATTCAAGCAGCGGGAGCTACCCGCCGATGTGCCGGAGATCCGCGTCTCACTGGCCAAGGAGATGCACCTTCCCGCGCTGCTGAACGAACTTGGACTGGTCGCCTCCAATGGCGAAGGCCGGCGCATGATCGATCAGGGTGGCGTGAAGATCGACGGTGTGCCGGTGGTGTCAGGAACCTATGA
The genomic region above belongs to Actinomycetota bacterium and contains:
- the tyrS gene encoding tyrosine--tRNA ligase, whose product is MVSQTEQLHVMKSGIADLVPESDLVSKLARGRALTIKLGVDPTAPDLHLGHAVPLRKLRQFQDLGHTVVLIIGDFTALIGDPSGRNSTRPPLTREQIDANAQTYIEQAFHILDSERTVMRRNSEWLGQLDFEALLRLTSKFTIARILERDDFAKRYASQQAISLHEFLYPMAQAYDSVAIQADVEIGGTDQLFNLLAGRELMEKSGMEPQVCLTLPLLEGTDGVQKMSKSYGNYIALTDSAEEMFGKIMSIPDELMLKYYRLCTAVAVDEVDAIEVGLESGALHPNATKRRLAREVVSLYRSAEAAEAAEGAFDRVFKQRELPADVPEIRVSLAKEMHLPALLNELGLVASNGEGRRMIDQGGVKIDGVPVVSGTYDVAEETLSGKVVQVGKRRFARVLPL